The Cuculus canorus isolate bCucCan1 chromosome 5, bCucCan1.pri, whole genome shotgun sequence genome window below encodes:
- the PRR33 gene encoding proline-rich protein 33 isoform X1: METNYTPEMTMLITVSSSIQPAPTHCHLSPPPTLPKPGKDNLRLQRLLKKAAKKHAILASEQAKSFRSSLSPVNEASSDVEHNESAPPAETPETTASPSSSIPTRLSIKPIIHRMPSPIRKSKPFTLKVTEQRRIAEHLTLTTSPALPLLHKPGAPETERIETHLPSPCNPSTLVFSQPLPSSTPSKERAPEVTYVTKMQTYFHTVKPPRAKTPTSNKPQATICHEDKRLPSPTAETSCSEPSPGQIPTSLNSSKATAPTLDPPLLSAAEAEPPNQVHMPAPTEESIKATSSKPSTSNAHADKPTTHESNMEIPTSESAPELAKQDGDILKPSTPSTPWRQAHPETATPAQSDSTGATSTDTKAEHVIQPQVTPSLSNISSPLEAEPAQSSVEARPPGANAGGWHRLRKHLMVQPEAPSFPEHKPEKLGQAEGSKEKDSSQAIISQDNRLFKSRATRMWDAILYQLTVNKERKQETEEKKLQKEESFLPRRLPILLHKPRFDARKLKELAAKPMTKITTVFEVSRFRPKVAEEQSKSFNRTASGWSVN, translated from the coding sequence gagatgACAATGCTGATAACTGTATCATCCTCCATCCAGCCTGCTCCCACCCACTGCcacctttctccccctcccacccTACCAAAGCCTGGGAAAGACAACCTGCGGCTCCAGCGGCTACTGAAAAAGGCAGCCAAGAAGCATGCCATCCTAGCTTCAGAGCAAGCCAAGTCCTTTCGGTCCAGCCTCTCACCTGTGAATGAGGCCAGCTCTGACGTAGAGCATAATGAGAGTGCTCCCCCAGCAGAGACCCCTGAAACTACAGCATCTCCCTCCAGCAGCATCCCAACCCGCCTCTCCATCAAGCCTATCATCCACCGCATGCCCTCTCCTATCCGAAAAAGTAAGCCTTTCACACTGAAGGTTACCGAGCAGAGACGCATTGCCGAACACCTCACGCTCACAACCTCCCCCGCCTTGCCTCTGCTACACAAGCCAGGAGCTCCTGAGACTGAACGAATAGAAACTCACCTTCCCTCTCCATGCAATCCCTCGACACTTGTTTTCTCCCAGCCTCTTCCTTCCAGTACACCCAGTAAGGAAAGGGCACCAGAGGTTACCTATGTCACCAAGATGCAGACTTATTTCCACACTGTCAAGCCACCCAGGGCTAAGACACCCACATCAAATAAGCCCCAAGCAACCATTTGCCATGAAGACAAAAGGCTGCCTTCTCCGACAGCTGAAACAAGCTGCTCTGAACCATCTCCAGGGCAGATCCCCACCTCGCtcaacagcagcaaagccacagcTCCCACACTGGACCCTCCactcctttctgctgcagaggcagagccTCCTAATCAGGTACATATGCCTGCTCCTACTGAAGAGTCAATCAAGGCCACTTCATCCAAGCCCAGCACCTCCAATGCCCATGCTGATAAGCCCACAACCCATGAAAGCAACATGGAAATACCTACATCAGAGAGTGCTCCTGAATTAGCCAAGCAAGATGGTGACATCCTAAAACCATCGACACCCAGCACTCCCTGGAGGCAAGCACACCCAGAGACAGCAACCCCAGCACAATCTGACAGCACTGGGGCCACCTCCACAGACACCAAGGCAGAACATGTCATTCAACCTCAGGTGACACCCAGCTTATCAAACATTAGCTCTCCCCTTGAAGCTGAGCCAGCACAATCGTCAGTAGAAGCAAGACCTCCTGGAGCCAATGCTGGTGGTTGGCATCGCCTCAGAAAGCACTTGATGGTGCAGCCAGAAGCACCCAGCTTCCCAGAGCATAAGCCAGAAAAGCTGGGACAGGCAGAAGGGAGCAAGGAGAAGGACAGCTCTCAAGCAATTATCAGTCAAGACAACAGGCTGTTTAAATCAAGGGCCACAAGGATGTGGGATGCTATTTTATACCAGTTAACAGTCAAcaaggagagaaagcaggaaacagaagagaagaagctgcagaaggaagaaagcttTCTTCCCCGACGCTTACCTATTCTTCTACATAAGCCACGCTTCGACGCCCGGAAACTGAAGGAACTGGCTGCCAAACCCATGACAAAGATCACCACTGTATTTGAGGTCAGCCGGTTTAGACCCAAAGTGGCTGAGGAGCAAAGCAAGAGCTTTAACAGAACAGCATCTGGATGGTCAGTCAACtga
- the PRR33 gene encoding proline-rich protein 33 isoform X2 translates to MTMLITVSSSIQPAPTHCHLSPPPTLPKPGKDNLRLQRLLKKAAKKHAILASEQAKSFRSSLSPVNEASSDVEHNESAPPAETPETTASPSSSIPTRLSIKPIIHRMPSPIRKSKPFTLKVTEQRRIAEHLTLTTSPALPLLHKPGAPETERIETHLPSPCNPSTLVFSQPLPSSTPSKERAPEVTYVTKMQTYFHTVKPPRAKTPTSNKPQATICHEDKRLPSPTAETSCSEPSPGQIPTSLNSSKATAPTLDPPLLSAAEAEPPNQVHMPAPTEESIKATSSKPSTSNAHADKPTTHESNMEIPTSESAPELAKQDGDILKPSTPSTPWRQAHPETATPAQSDSTGATSTDTKAEHVIQPQVTPSLSNISSPLEAEPAQSSVEARPPGANAGGWHRLRKHLMVQPEAPSFPEHKPEKLGQAEGSKEKDSSQAIISQDNRLFKSRATRMWDAILYQLTVNKERKQETEEKKLQKEESFLPRRLPILLHKPRFDARKLKELAAKPMTKITTVFEVSRFRPKVAEEQSKSFNRTASGWSVN, encoded by the coding sequence atgACAATGCTGATAACTGTATCATCCTCCATCCAGCCTGCTCCCACCCACTGCcacctttctccccctcccacccTACCAAAGCCTGGGAAAGACAACCTGCGGCTCCAGCGGCTACTGAAAAAGGCAGCCAAGAAGCATGCCATCCTAGCTTCAGAGCAAGCCAAGTCCTTTCGGTCCAGCCTCTCACCTGTGAATGAGGCCAGCTCTGACGTAGAGCATAATGAGAGTGCTCCCCCAGCAGAGACCCCTGAAACTACAGCATCTCCCTCCAGCAGCATCCCAACCCGCCTCTCCATCAAGCCTATCATCCACCGCATGCCCTCTCCTATCCGAAAAAGTAAGCCTTTCACACTGAAGGTTACCGAGCAGAGACGCATTGCCGAACACCTCACGCTCACAACCTCCCCCGCCTTGCCTCTGCTACACAAGCCAGGAGCTCCTGAGACTGAACGAATAGAAACTCACCTTCCCTCTCCATGCAATCCCTCGACACTTGTTTTCTCCCAGCCTCTTCCTTCCAGTACACCCAGTAAGGAAAGGGCACCAGAGGTTACCTATGTCACCAAGATGCAGACTTATTTCCACACTGTCAAGCCACCCAGGGCTAAGACACCCACATCAAATAAGCCCCAAGCAACCATTTGCCATGAAGACAAAAGGCTGCCTTCTCCGACAGCTGAAACAAGCTGCTCTGAACCATCTCCAGGGCAGATCCCCACCTCGCtcaacagcagcaaagccacagcTCCCACACTGGACCCTCCactcctttctgctgcagaggcagagccTCCTAATCAGGTACATATGCCTGCTCCTACTGAAGAGTCAATCAAGGCCACTTCATCCAAGCCCAGCACCTCCAATGCCCATGCTGATAAGCCCACAACCCATGAAAGCAACATGGAAATACCTACATCAGAGAGTGCTCCTGAATTAGCCAAGCAAGATGGTGACATCCTAAAACCATCGACACCCAGCACTCCCTGGAGGCAAGCACACCCAGAGACAGCAACCCCAGCACAATCTGACAGCACTGGGGCCACCTCCACAGACACCAAGGCAGAACATGTCATTCAACCTCAGGTGACACCCAGCTTATCAAACATTAGCTCTCCCCTTGAAGCTGAGCCAGCACAATCGTCAGTAGAAGCAAGACCTCCTGGAGCCAATGCTGGTGGTTGGCATCGCCTCAGAAAGCACTTGATGGTGCAGCCAGAAGCACCCAGCTTCCCAGAGCATAAGCCAGAAAAGCTGGGACAGGCAGAAGGGAGCAAGGAGAAGGACAGCTCTCAAGCAATTATCAGTCAAGACAACAGGCTGTTTAAATCAAGGGCCACAAGGATGTGGGATGCTATTTTATACCAGTTAACAGTCAAcaaggagagaaagcaggaaacagaagagaagaagctgcagaaggaagaaagcttTCTTCCCCGACGCTTACCTATTCTTCTACATAAGCCACGCTTCGACGCCCGGAAACTGAAGGAACTGGCTGCCAAACCCATGACAAAGATCACCACTGTATTTGAGGTCAGCCGGTTTAGACCCAAAGTGGCTGAGGAGCAAAGCAAGAGCTTTAACAGAACAGCATCTGGATGGTCAGTCAACtga